From Bosea sp. NBC_00550, the proteins below share one genomic window:
- a CDS encoding ATP-binding cassette domain-containing protein, translating into MSLIALKDLSLARSEPLFAGLDLAIAKGDRLGLVAANGRGKSSLLRIMAGEEEATAGSVTRARGLVTAFAPQDPPTHLLALSFHDAVREALDVETAETEGWRVDVLLDDLAVDEGLRSRPVRALSGGWQRAMLLARAAVVEPDLLILDEPTNHLDLERIGVLERFLAALPRDCAVVAASHDRAFLDDVSRRTLFLRPAESADFSLPYTRALQALEERDAARGRQFENDMRKVRAIRQQAAKLKNIGINSGSDLLVVKTKQLSEWADRLEDSARPAHKERSAGAIRLTNSGSHAKALVSIKDTAIAAPDGRSLFRTGQFWIENGDRVALLGANGTGKTRLVERLRAALDGSDPEIRGAASLKAGCSDQALSQLDAWPTPWAAVKGSSDLGDQLARTLLSGAGIASEAQAAPTARLSGGQRARLALLLLRLAQPNFFLLDEPTNHLDIEGQDMLQAELVAHGAACLLVSHDRAFARAVATRIWVIDGKRLVEADDPDPVFDRLMAG; encoded by the coding sequence ATGTCCCTGATTGCCCTGAAAGACCTTTCGCTCGCCCGCAGCGAGCCTCTGTTCGCAGGCCTCGACCTCGCCATCGCCAAGGGAGACCGCCTCGGCCTCGTCGCCGCCAATGGACGCGGCAAATCCTCGCTCCTGCGCATCATGGCGGGAGAGGAAGAGGCCACGGCCGGCAGCGTCACCCGCGCACGCGGTCTCGTCACCGCCTTCGCGCCGCAGGACCCGCCTACCCATCTTCTGGCCTTGAGCTTCCACGATGCCGTGCGCGAGGCCTTGGACGTCGAGACCGCGGAGACCGAGGGTTGGCGGGTCGATGTCCTGCTCGACGATCTCGCCGTCGACGAGGGCTTGCGCAGCCGCCCTGTCCGCGCGCTCTCCGGTGGCTGGCAGCGAGCGATGCTGCTGGCGCGGGCGGCGGTGGTTGAGCCCGATCTGCTGATCCTCGACGAGCCGACCAACCATCTCGATCTCGAGCGGATCGGCGTGCTCGAACGTTTTCTCGCAGCCCTGCCGCGTGACTGCGCCGTGGTGGCGGCGAGCCATGACCGCGCCTTTCTCGACGATGTCAGCCGCCGCACGCTGTTCCTGCGCCCGGCGGAAAGCGCCGATTTCTCTCTGCCTTACACGCGCGCCCTGCAGGCATTGGAGGAGCGCGATGCGGCGCGTGGCAGGCAGTTCGAGAACGACATGCGCAAGGTTCGGGCGATCCGGCAGCAGGCGGCGAAGCTCAAGAACATCGGCATCAATTCCGGCTCCGATCTGCTGGTGGTCAAGACCAAGCAATTGTCCGAGTGGGCCGACAGGCTGGAGGACAGCGCGCGGCCGGCGCATAAGGAGCGCTCGGCCGGGGCGATCCGGCTGACCAATAGCGGCAGCCATGCCAAGGCGCTGGTTTCGATCAAGGACACGGCGATCGCCGCCCCGGACGGACGCTCGTTGTTCCGCACCGGGCAGTTCTGGATAGAGAACGGCGATCGGGTCGCCCTGCTCGGCGCGAACGGCACGGGCAAGACGCGGCTGGTCGAGCGGCTGCGCGCCGCGCTCGATGGATCGGATCCGGAGATCCGGGGCGCGGCGAGCCTAAAGGCCGGCTGTTCCGACCAGGCGCTCTCGCAGCTCGATGCCTGGCCGACGCCTTGGGCGGCGGTGAAGGGGTCGAGCGATCTCGGCGATCAACTGGCGCGCACCCTGCTCTCGGGAGCCGGAATCGCGAGCGAAGCTCAGGCGGCGCCGACCGCGCGCCTTTCGGGCGGGCAGAGGGCGCGGCTCGCCTTGCTGCTTTTGCGTCTGGCCCAGCCGAACTTCTTCCTGCTGGATGAGCCGACCAACCATCTCGACATCGAGGGGCAGGACATGCTCCAGGCGGAACTGGTCGCGCACGGGGCGGCCTGCCTGCTGGTCAGCCATGACCGCGCCTTCGCCCGCGCCGTGGCGACGCGGATCTGGGTGATCGACGGGAAGAGGCTGGTCGAGGCCGACGATCCCGACCCGGTCTTCGACAGGCTGATGGCGGGCTGA
- a CDS encoding transcription initiation protein: MPRFVTIGYGDRAGYDRIAPDIRDAAHAQDAVLAKRGALIGIAGQPVQVRNPDAAGVQTEDGSFMASQLPVARFAIIEAADLAEAIDLVSRTPCSVAHGVVEVWPLEERG; this comes from the coding sequence ATGCCCAGATTCGTGACGATCGGCTATGGCGACCGGGCGGGTTATGACCGCATCGCGCCCGATATCCGCGATGCGGCTCACGCTCAGGATGCAGTACTCGCCAAACGCGGCGCCTTGATCGGCATCGCCGGCCAGCCTGTCCAGGTCCGCAATCCCGATGCAGCCGGAGTGCAGACCGAGGACGGTTCCTTCATGGCGTCGCAACTGCCGGTGGCCCGGTTCGCCATCATCGAAGCGGCCGATCTCGCCGAGGCCATCGATCTCGTTTCGCGGACGCCCTGTTCGGTCGCGCATGGCGTCGTGGAAGTCTGGCCTCTTGAAGAGCGGGGATAG
- a CDS encoding VOC family protein, with the protein MAIAKNTICLWFDKDAEAAARFYAETFPDSAVGAVHRAPSDYPSGKAGDVLTVEFTVAGIPCIGLNGGPAFKHSEAFSFQIATDDQQETDRLWNAIVGNGGRESACGWCKDKWGISWQITPRVLTEAMAAGGEEAKRAFAAMMDMTKIDVAAIEAARRG; encoded by the coding sequence ATGGCTATCGCCAAGAACACGATCTGCCTGTGGTTCGACAAGGACGCCGAGGCCGCCGCCCGCTTCTACGCCGAGACGTTTCCCGACAGCGCGGTGGGAGCCGTCCACCGCGCCCCCAGCGACTACCCCTCCGGCAAGGCAGGGGACGTGCTGACGGTCGAATTCACCGTCGCCGGCATCCCCTGCATCGGGCTCAATGGCGGGCCCGCGTTCAAGCACAGCGAAGCCTTCTCGTTCCAGATCGCCACTGACGACCAGCAGGAGACCGATCGCCTGTGGAACGCCATCGTCGGCAATGGCGGCCGGGAAAGTGCCTGCGGCTGGTGCAAGGACAAATGGGGCATCTCCTGGCAGATCACGCCGCGCGTGCTGACCGAGGCGATGGCGGCCGGCGGCGAGGAGGCCAAGCGTGCCTTTGCCGCGATGATGGACATGACGAAGATCGACGTCGCTGCGATCGAGGCGGCCCGGCGCGGCTGA
- a CDS encoding helix-turn-helix domain-containing protein — MTPVIFTTMGLPKAKQLDAWRGWFDTVFDVAVDDPQAGFSATSETWNLGGFGLSRVHAPRLRAFRTPDLVPRNPIDHWSVTIGHKRTTGEAGWQRSIDVPAGTPFVASLGRELVSLRDEDDRLQLYLPRDGFPDLTAVLEGAEGRPLSDAMGKLLAEFIALLARSASSFADADLPGLQTAVRGMVLACVAPSPDHSAFGAAPIAVTRKEAVRRIVDLNLANPSLGPDFLCREAGMSRSQLYRLLESEGGVKNYIQRRRLKQCFAELSNGANSRSVSVIAEGLGFLDPSSFSRSFRKEFGLTPKEVMHAKLSGVPVSLGRGGSSDPDVRNLRDLLGLIARG, encoded by the coding sequence ATGACGCCGGTTATTTTCACGACGATGGGCCTGCCCAAGGCGAAGCAGCTGGATGCTTGGCGCGGCTGGTTCGATACCGTGTTCGACGTCGCGGTCGATGATCCGCAAGCCGGCTTCTCAGCGACCAGCGAGACCTGGAATCTCGGCGGCTTCGGCCTCAGCCGCGTCCATGCCCCGAGGCTGCGGGCGTTCCGGACGCCGGACCTCGTCCCGCGCAACCCGATCGATCATTGGAGCGTCACGATCGGGCATAAGCGGACGACCGGCGAAGCCGGCTGGCAACGGTCGATCGACGTGCCTGCCGGCACACCCTTCGTCGCCTCGCTGGGCCGCGAGCTCGTCAGCCTGCGCGACGAGGACGACCGGCTGCAGCTCTATCTGCCGCGCGATGGCTTTCCGGATCTGACGGCCGTCCTGGAGGGTGCCGAGGGCCGGCCGCTGAGCGATGCGATGGGCAAGCTTCTCGCCGAGTTCATCGCCTTGCTGGCCCGCAGCGCTTCCAGCTTCGCCGATGCGGATCTGCCGGGCCTGCAAACCGCGGTTCGCGGCATGGTGCTCGCCTGCGTCGCACCATCGCCCGATCACAGCGCCTTCGGCGCGGCGCCGATCGCGGTCACGCGCAAGGAAGCCGTGCGCCGCATCGTCGACCTCAACCTCGCCAACCCGTCGCTCGGACCGGATTTCCTGTGCCGGGAGGCCGGCATGTCGCGCTCGCAGCTCTATCGGCTGCTCGAAAGCGAGGGCGGCGTGAAGAACTACATCCAGCGGCGGCGCCTGAAGCAGTGTTTCGCCGAGCTGTCGAACGGCGCCAATTCCCGCTCGGTCTCGGTGATCGCCGAGGGCCTGGGCTTTCTGGACCCGTCGAGCTTCAGCCGCTCCTTCAGGAAAGAGTTCGGCCTGACGCCCAAGGAAGTAATGCACGCCAAGCTGTCGGGCGTGCCGGTCAGCCTTGGCCGCGGCGGCAGCTCCGACCCGGATGTGCGAAACCTGCGCGACCTGTTGGGGTTGATCGCGCGGGGTTAG
- a CDS encoding glutamate synthase subunit beta: MGKVTGFLEYDRQEQKYQLAGDRIRHFREFTLPLEERDVKKQAARCMDCGIPFCHGPTGCPVHNQIPDWNELVYSGGWEDALRNLHSTNNFPEFTGRICPAPCEEACTLNLENMPVTIKTIEQAIADKGWQEGWIAPEIPAKRTGKRIAIVGSGPAGMAAAQQLARVGHDVHLYEREAKAGGLLRYGIPDFKMEKKHIDRRVKQMEAEGVTFHYNANVGVTLPFATLVAEHDAVLMTGGAEAPRDPGLPDTNLAGVHYAMPYLTQQNKRVGGEDVSNEAPILAAGKHVVVVGGGDTASDCVGTAFRQGALSVTQLDIRPMAPEIEDKLTVWPYWPTKFRTSSSQAEGAEREFQAATLGLEGRNGRLTGVKCARVDEKRKPVPGSEFVLQADLCFLAIGFAGSLIEGMIAQSGAAVDRRANVVANDRDYRTSVDKVFVAGDMRRGQSLVVWAIREGRQAAHAIDKELMGATILPV; this comes from the coding sequence ATGGGCAAGGTCACGGGCTTTCTCGAATACGACCGGCAGGAGCAGAAGTATCAGCTCGCCGGCGATCGCATTCGCCACTTCCGGGAGTTCACGCTCCCGCTGGAGGAGCGCGACGTCAAGAAGCAGGCGGCGCGCTGCATGGATTGCGGCATCCCCTTCTGCCACGGCCCGACCGGCTGCCCGGTGCACAACCAGATCCCGGACTGGAACGAACTGGTCTATTCCGGCGGCTGGGAGGATGCGCTGCGCAACCTCCACTCCACCAACAACTTCCCGGAATTCACCGGCCGCATCTGCCCGGCGCCCTGCGAGGAAGCCTGCACGCTCAACCTCGAGAACATGCCGGTGACGATCAAGACGATCGAACAGGCGATCGCCGACAAGGGCTGGCAGGAAGGCTGGATCGCGCCCGAGATCCCGGCCAAGCGCACCGGCAAGCGCATCGCCATCGTCGGCTCCGGCCCGGCTGGGATGGCTGCCGCGCAGCAACTCGCCCGCGTCGGGCACGACGTCCATCTCTATGAGCGCGAGGCGAAGGCCGGCGGCCTGCTGCGCTACGGCATCCCCGACTTCAAGATGGAAAAGAAGCACATCGACCGCCGCGTGAAGCAGATGGAGGCGGAGGGTGTCACCTTCCACTACAATGCGAATGTCGGGGTGACGCTGCCCTTCGCCACGCTCGTCGCCGAGCATGATGCGGTGCTGATGACGGGCGGAGCGGAAGCGCCGCGCGATCCCGGCCTGCCGGATACCAACCTGGCTGGCGTGCATTACGCGATGCCCTACCTCACCCAGCAGAACAAGCGCGTCGGTGGCGAGGATGTCTCGAACGAGGCGCCGATCCTCGCTGCCGGCAAGCATGTCGTCGTGGTCGGCGGCGGCGATACGGCGTCGGACTGCGTCGGCACCGCCTTCCGGCAGGGCGCGCTTTCGGTGACCCAGCTCGATATCCGGCCCATGGCGCCGGAGATCGAGGACAAGCTGACCGTCTGGCCGTATTGGCCGACCAAGTTCCGCACCTCCTCTTCGCAGGCCGAGGGAGCCGAGCGCGAGTTCCAGGCGGCGACGCTTGGCCTCGAAGGCCGCAACGGCCGGCTGACCGGCGTGAAATGTGCGCGCGTCGATGAGAAGCGCAAGCCTGTTCCCGGCTCCGAGTTCGTCCTGCAGGCGGATCTCTGCTTCCTCGCCATCGGCTTCGCGGGCTCTCTGATCGAGGGCATGATCGCGCAGTCCGGCGCGGCGGTGGACCGGCGCGCCAACGTCGTCGCCAACGACCGCGACTACAGGACCAGCGTCGACAAGGTCTTCGTCGCCGGCGACATGCGCCGTGGGCAGTCCCTCGTCGTCTGGGCGATCCGCGAGGGCCGGCAGGCCGCGCATGCGATCGACAAGGAATTGATGGGCGCGACGATCCTGCCGGTGTGA